In one Zymoseptoria tritici IPO323 chromosome 10, whole genome shotgun sequence genomic region, the following are encoded:
- a CDS encoding DNA replication licensing factor mcm3 gives MDGLQLRDEAVRDRIRAAEEFLDPQDPRARSYQAEILLMLNRGLRRLTVSIDEIRSHSREMAEGLLNQPFDYSQAFDRALFNIVQTLRNRSTQHVDEEAMYYCAYVGSFGEYACNPRTLASSYLNHMVSLEGIVTKCSLVRPKVVKSVHWNERKSTFHFREYRDQTMTANGAASTSVYPTEDGEGNPLVTEYGYCTYRDHQTISIQEMPERAPAGQLPRGVDVIMDDDMVDRVKPGDRIQLVGIYRSLGNRNAGQGSSTFKTLILANNVILLSSKSGGGIAQQPITDQDIRNINKISKQRRVFDLLSQSLAPSIYGHDYIKKAILLMLLGGMEKNLDNGTHLRGDINILMVGDPSTAKSQLLRFVLNTAPLAIATTGRGSSGVGLTAAVTQDKETGERRLEAGAMVLADRGVVCIDEFDKMSDVDRVAIHEVMEQQTVTIAKAGIHTSLNARCSVVAAANPIYGQYDTHKDPHKNIALPDSLLSRFDLLFVVTDDIEDVRDRQVSEHVLRMHRYRQPGTEEGAPVREQLNQTLGVGLEDEGEANKPSEVYEKFNAMLHSGVTITVGRGANRRVEVLSIPFVKKYIQYAKSRMKPILTKGAADHIVATYSALRNDDMEGNQRKTSPMTARTLETLIRLASAHAKSRLSQRVEEKDAEVAEGVLRFALFKEVVEDESRKRKKARRSPDPDAMSTDDSEESDDDGDGDGAFRASVNARSTRTPARSTRSAPNGNSRGGAEDDDEDENEEEDLYTSTPARGSRTTTQRTNGANNSSQISMASSKPASQLLQDDSQEQAATPGVEDEESEEEAAASTPAITAPRLQAFQTALGQLIDGPLFANDAADVEPLVAAVNARLRSGEARFEEAEAEKALEMLHERNKIMLSGGIVYKI, from the exons ATGGACGGCCTACAATTGCGCGATGAGGCCGTCAGAGACCGCATTCGCGCGGCTGAGGAGTTCCTCGATCCAC AGGACCCTCGCGCGCGAAGTTACCAAGCAGAGATTTTGCTCATGCTCAATCGCGGCTTGCGACGACTGACAGTGAGCATCGATGAGATCCGCTCCCACAGCAGAGAAATGGCCGAGGGCCTGCTGAACCAACCCTTCGATTACTCGCAAGCCTTCGATCGCGCTCTCTTCAACATCGTTCAGACTCTACGAAATCGATCCACACAACatgtcgacgaggaagcgATGTACTACTGCGCGTATGTGGGCAGCTTCGGCGAATATGCGTGCAACCCGAGAACATTGGCTTCGAGCTATCTGAACCACATGGTTTCGCTGGAGGGCATTGTCACCAAGTGCTCTTTGGTGCGACCAAAGGTTGTAAAAAGTGTGCATTGGAACGAGCGGAAATCGACATTCCACTTTCGAGAATACAGAGATCAGACGATGACTGCAAACGGTGCGGCGAGCACGAGCGTATACCCCACAGAAGACGGCGAGGGCAATCCTTTGGTAACAGAGTACGGATACTGCACATACCGGGATCACCAGACGATCTCAATCCAAGAAATGCCAGAGCGAGCTCCGGCTGGACAATTGCCTCGAGGTGTGGATGTCATCATGGACGACGATATGGTGGACCGCGTGAAGCCCGGAGACAGAATACAGCTGGTTGGAATCTACCGATCGCTTGGAAACCGCAATGCAGGACAAGGCAGCTCGACTTTCAAGACGCTCATCCTTGCGAATAATGTGATTCTGCTCTCCTCGAAATCAGGCGGCGGTATCGCACAGCAACCCATCACCGATCAGGACATCAGAAATATCAACAAAATTTCGAAGCAGCGAAGGGTCTTCGATCTGCTCTCGCAGTCGCTTGCTCCCAGTATCTACGGTCACGACTACATCAAGAAGGCCATTCTGCTCATGCTTCTCGGCGGTATGGAGAAGAACCTAGACAACGGCACCCATCTTCGTGGTGACATCAACATTTTGATGGTCGGAGACCCATCCACAGCCAAGTCGCAACTCCTGCGTTTCGTTCTTAACACAGCACCATTGGCCATTGCTACCACCGGTCGTGGTTCCTCTGGCGTCGGTTTGACCGCAGCCGTCACACAAGACAAAGAGACAGGCGAGCGCCGACTAGAAGCAGGAGCCATGGTGTTGGCAGATCGTGGTGTGGTGTGTATCGACGAGTTCGACAAGATGTCCGATGTCGATCGTGTGGCCATCCACGAAGTCATGGAACAGCAGACCGTCACGATCGCAAAGGCTGGTATTCACACTTCGCTCAATGCTCGCTGCTCGGTCGTTGCAGCAGCAAATCCCATCTACGGCCAGTACGACACCCACAAGGATCCTCACAAGAACATCGCTCTTCCCGACTCTCTTCTCTCCCGTTTCGATCTACTGTTCGTGGTGACGGATGACATTGAAGACGTCCGCGATCGACAAGTCTCAGAGCATGTCCTCCGCATGCATCGCTACCGCCAGCCTGGCACCGAAGAAGGCGCTCCGGTCCGCGAGCAGCTCAACCAGACTCTTGGTGTCGGTCTCGAAGATGAGGGCGAAGCCAACAAGCCAAGCGAAGTGTACGAAAAATTCAACGCCATGCTGCACTCTGGTGTGACCATCACCGTCGGTCGTGGCGCCAACCGCCGAGTCGAAGTGCTCAGCATCCCCTTTGTGAAGAAGTACATTCAATACGCCAAGTCAAGGATGAAGCCAATCTTGACCAAGGGTGCCGCGGACCACATTGTCGCGACGTATAGCGCGCTGCGGAACGACGACATGGAGGGCAATCAACGCAAGACTTCTCCTATGACCGCTCGTACTCTGGAGACACTCATTCGTCTGGCTTCAGCACACGCCAAGTCTCGACTGTCGCAGcgtgtggaggagaaggacgccGAGGTCGCAGAAGGTGTTCTGCGATTCGCTCTGTTCAAAgaagtcgtcgaagacgAATCTCGCAAGCGCAAGAAGGCACGTCGGTCTCCAGACCCAGACGCTATGTCCACAGACGACTCAGAGgagagcgacgacgatggcgatggcgatggtgcTTTCAGAGCCTCCGTCAATGCTCGATCGACGCGCACACCCGCTCGCAGCACACGCAGCGCACCAAACGGCAACTCGCGTGGTGgagccgaagacgacgatgaagatgagaacgaagaagaagacctgtACACATCCACACCTGCCCGCGGCTCAAGAACCACGACCCAACGAACCAACGGCGCCAACAACTCGAGTCAAATCAGCATGGCGTCCTCCAAACCCGCCTCCCAACTTTTGCAAGACGATTCACAAGAGCAAGCAGCCACTCCAGGggtcgaagatgaggagtcagaagaagaagcggccGCCTCGACACCCGCCATCACAGCTCCGCGTCTACAAGCTTTCCAGACTGCTTTGGGCCAACTTATTGATGGCCCTCTCTTCGCCAACGACGCGGCGGACGTGGAACCATTGGTCGCGGCTGTGAACGCGAGACTGAGGAGTGGAGAGGCGAGATTTGaagaggcggaggcggagaaggcgttGGAGATGTTGCATGAGAGGAATAAGATCATGTTGAGTGGAGGAATTGTTTATAAGATTTGA
- the mdh1 gene encoding malate dehydrogenase (malic dehydrogenase; L-malate dehydrogenase; NAD-L-malate dehydrogenase; malic acid dehydrogenase; NAD-dependent malic dehydrogenase; NAD-malate dehydrogenase; NAD-malic dehydrogenase; malate (NAD) dehydrogenase; NAD-dependent malate dehydrogenase; NAD-specific malate dehydrogenase; NAD-linked malate dehydrogenase; MDH; L-malate-NAD+ oxidoreductase, MITOCHONDRIAL), whose amino-acid sequence MFAARATKSFMGAAVQRRAFSASASNLSKVVVLGAGGGIGQPLSLLLKLNPRVTELALYDIKGAPGVAADVGHINTKSTVTGYSPDGEGLGACLKGAEIVVIPAGVPRKPGMTRDDLFNTNASIVRDLAKAAAKHCPEASLLVISNPVNSTVPITAEVFKAAGVYNPKKLFGVTTLDVVRASRFISQIKSSDPANEKVTVVGGHSGETIVPLLSQAGHKLEGDELANYIKRVQFGGDEVVKAKDGAGSATLSMAMAGARFTESLLKAAQGEKNVKEETYVDSPLYKDQGVNYFSSTVTLGPNGVEEIHPVGKITEHEQGLLDVCLKDLKKNIEKGEQWVKENP is encoded by the exons ATGTTCGCCGCTCGCGCTACCAAGTCCTTCATGGGCGCTGCCGTCCAGCGCAGAGCTTTCTCCGCTTCTGCTAGCAAC CTCTCCAaggtcgtcgtcctcggcgcCGGTGGTGGCATTGGCCAGCCGctgtccctcctcctcaagctCAACCCGCGCGTCACTGAGCTCGCCCTCTACGATATCAAGGGCGCTCCAGGTGTTGCCGCTGATGTTGGACATATCAACACCAAGAGCACT GTCACTGGATACTCCCCCGACGGCGAGGGTCTTGGTGCTTGCTTGAAGGGCGCTGAGATCGTGGTCATCCCCGCTGGTGTTCCTCGCAAGCCTGGCATGACCCGTGATG ACCTGTTCAACACCAACGCCTCCATCGTCCGCGACCTCGCCAAGGCCGCCGCAAAGCACTGCCCCGAggcctccctcctcgtcatcTCCAACCCTGTCAACAGCACCGTGCCCATCACCGCCGAGGTCTTCAAGGCCGCGGGCGTCTACAATCCCAAGAAGCTCTTCGGCGTGACCACCCTCGACGTCGTGCGCGCCAGCCGCTTCATCTCGCAGATCAAGTCCTCGGACCCCGCCAACGAGAAGGTGACCGTCGTGGGCGGCCACTCCGGCGAGACGATCGTGCCGCTTCTCAGCCAGGCAGGCCACAAGCTCGAGGGCGACGAGTTGGCCAACTACATCAAGCGCGTGCAGTTCGGTGGTGACGAGGTTGTCAAGGCCAAGGACGGTGCTGGTTCCGCTACCCTCTCTATGGCTATGGCTGGTGCTCGCTTCACCGAGTCCCTGCTCAAGGCCGCCCAGGGCGAGAAGAACGTCAAGGAGGAGACTTACGTCGACTCCCCGCTGTACAAGGACCAGGGCGTCAACTACTTCTCTTCGACCGTGACTCTGGGACCGAACGGCGTGGAGGAGATCCACCCCGTTGGCAAGATCACCGAGCACGAGCAGGGTCTTCTTGATGTGTGCTTGAAGGACTTGAAGAAGAACATTGAGAAGGGTGAGCAGTGGGTTAAGGAGAACCCGTAG
- a CDS encoding carnitine O-acetyltransferase, with protein sequence MFGAIARRRALYTAATPTTTSLLQRGLIANRFRMAPQQKRGNSGLPENYKEDHAQGAMLRYEDSLPHLPIPTLDETAKRYIKSVHPLLTDAEFETTKKAVEAFVKPGAIGHQLQERLQKRASDPNVRNWLSEWWNDAAYLGYRDPVVPYVSYFYSHRDDKKRRDPAKRAAAITFASLEFKKQVDDKSLEPEYMKKLPMAMSSYHWMFNACRIPAKPSDYPVKYNAKEHEYIIAIRKNAFFKVPTHHNGQQLSAKELEHQFKRVYETADKAPAVGIMTTENRDNWTEMRERLIKSNPANKTVLEALEASAFVVCLDDASPITLSERADQYWHGDGSNRWFDKPIQFIVNENGTSGFTGEHSMMDGTPTHRLNDTIMHWIFNDKLDFDAPTLRSTIPDPQPLRFQLSGENHADVALAQTHHVGLISQHELRVEAFQGYGKGAMKKFKCSPDAYVQMIIQLAYHKFYGKNRPTYESAATRRFQEGRTETCRTVSDESVAFCNAMAHPLSTDEECRKLFRNALKAHGEYITAASDGKGVDRHLFGLKKLLQQGEEVPEIFKDPAYTYSSSWYISSSQLSSEYYNGYGWSQVIDAGFGIAYMINENSIQFNIVSKNLGSERMAFFLNQSALDIREILASEEQPKAKL encoded by the exons ATGTTTGGCGCGATCGCGAGACGGCGGGCCTTGTATACTGCTGCGACTCCTACGACTACCTCTCTTCTGCAACGAGGCTTGATTGCGAAT AGATTCAGAATGGCTCCTCAACAGAAGCGCGGCAACAGTGGTCTGCCTGAGA ACTACAAGGAGGACCACGCCCAAGGTGCCATGCTCCGATATGAGGACTCCCTCCCACATCTACCAATCCCTACCCTCGACGAGACCGCCAAGCGCTACATCAAGTCGgtccaccctctcctcacCGACGCCGAGTTCGAGACCACGAAAAAGGCCGTCGAGGCTTTCGTCAAGCCAGGCGCCATTGGACACCAGCTACAAGAGAGGTTGCAAAAGCGTGCCAGCGATCCCAACGTTCGCAACTGGCTGTCCGAGTGGTGGAACGATGCGGCATACCTAGGATACCGCGATCCGGTCGTACCATACGTGTCGTACTTTTACAGCCACCGCGACGACAAGAAGCGAAGGGACCCGGCCAAGCGTGCGGCGGCTATTACCTTCGCCTCGCTGGAGTTCAAGAAGCAGGTGGATGACAAGTCGCTCGAGCCCGAGTACATGAAGAAGCTCCCCATGGCCATGTCTTCGTACCACTGGATGTTCAACGCTTGCCGCATCCCAGCGAAACCCTCTGACTACCCCGTCAAGTACAACGCGAAAGAGCACGAGTACATTATTGCAATCCGCAAGAATGCTTTCTTCAAGGTTCCCACTCACCACAACGGACAGCAGCTCAGCGCCAAGGAGCTCGAGCACCAATTCAAGCGTGTCTACGAGACGGCAGACAAAGCTCCCGCAGTCGGCATCATGACGACCGAGAACCGCGACAACTGGACTGAGATGCGCGAACGTCTGATCAAATCCAATCCAGCCAACAAAACCGTCCTCGAAGCCCTCGAAGCCTCCGCCTTCGTCGTCTGCCTCGACGACGCCTCCCCCATCACCCTCTCCGAGCGCGCCGACCAATACTGGCACGGCGACGGCTCCAACCGCTGGTTCGACAAGCCCATCCAATTCATCGTCAACGAAAACGGCACTTCCGGCTTCACGGGCGAACACTCCATGATGGACGGCACGCCCACCCACCGCCTCAACGACACAATCATGCACTGGATCTTCAACGACAAACTCGACTTCGACGCCCCAACCCTCCGCTCCACCATTCCCGACCCGCAACCCCTCCGCTTCCAACTCTCCGGCGAAAACCACGCCGACGTCGCCCTCGCGCAAACCCACCACGTCGGCCTCATCTCCCAACACGAACTCCGCGTCGAAGCCTTCCAGGGCTACGGCAAGGGCGCGATGAAGAAGTTCAAGTGCTCTCCGGACGCGTACGTGCAGATGATCATCCAACTCGCCTACCACAAATTCTACGGCAAGAACCGTCCCACGTACGAATCCGCCGCGACCCGTCGTTTCCAGGAGGGTCGTACTGAGACTTGCCGTACCGTTTCGGACGAGAGCGTGGCATTTTGCAACGCCATGGCACACCCGCTTAGCACGGACGAGGAGTGCCGAAAACTCTTCCGCAATGCGTTGAAGGCTCACGGGGAGTACATCACCGCTGCGAGTGACGGCAAGGGAGTGGATCGCCATCTATTCGGATTGAAGAAGTTGTTGCAGCAGGGTGAGGAGGTACCCGAGATTTTCAAGGATCCCGCGTACACGtattcgtcgtcgtggtACATCTCGAGTTCGCAACTCAGTTCGGAGTACTACAATGGATATGGATGGAGTCAGGTTATTGATGCTGGGTTTGG AATCGCCTACATGATCAACGAAAACAGCATCCAGTTCAACATTGTCAGCAAGAATTTGGGATCGGAGAGGATGGCGTTCTTTTTGAACCAGAGCGCGTTGGATATTCGGGAG